One genomic region from Yarrowia lipolytica chromosome 1C, complete sequence encodes:
- a CDS encoding uncharacterized protein (Compare to YALI0C06578g, similar to uniprot|Q874I3 Candida albicans H+/nucleoside cotransporter): MSTPKQSLDASRQEADIQEVRVTGEHGQEQGYHHGHSHSQGHSHGHSHSHSLTHPYVHHGEGIHADGPHNIHPDPALDPHNQHIHTHPHHARTAHKKPTVYADLHIPQRDTSPPRDRMDEPTMHPPHSHYPADPEMHRHSTSSSHHVEDQEIISTVEKMDEKGGLSASVSEETGVVDPLDPDNDPNIKKWSVKYIIRKYRWCFHIFWGVFFTAWWISIVAQDKHRHMWLIPTILWMFIMARLITLYLPARYLLIWANWIWQRTVVRAVSYIPPIARIPLAALGCIGVILLGTFVIREYPDSKRSDRAISFFGCIVAIFALYVTSNNRKAIKPHTIITGMLMQYIVALFVLRTKAGYDIFNFISFLARKLLEFAKDGVAFITTPETSQLGMFFFTVLPAVLFFIAFIHIFFYWGWIQWGVCKFAYFFFWTMSVSGAESVVAAASPFIGQGESAILIKPFIPHLTKAEIHQIMASGFATISGSTLVAYIGMGINPQAVVSSCIMSIPGSIVCSKLRFPETEETLTSGRVVIPEDDTAEADNVLHAFANGAWLGLVIAGAIMTTQLCIIALVALINALLTWFGGFWNIHDPNLTIDMMLGYLFYPVGFLLGTPRNEIYKISKLIGVKIIQNEFVAYGMLSDPKGEYVNLSKRGAMLATYALCGFANVGSVGTQIGVLGKLAPGRSGDISKMAISALITGAISTLLSACVAGMVLADMTHFLTPIQAVAAEAAAKAAGNG, from the coding sequence ATGTCCACCCCCAAACAGAGCTTGGACGCCTCTCGTCAGGAAGCTGACATCCAAGAGGTGCGAGTCACCGGAGAACACGGCCAGGAACAGGGATACCACCATGGTCACTCGCATTCGCAAGGCCACTCGCATGGCCACTCGCATTCGCACTCCCTGACCCATCCCTACGTCCACCACGGAGAAGGTATCCATGCTGACGGTCCTCACAACATCCACCCGGATCCCGCTCTGGACCCCCACAACCAGCATATCCACACCCATCCCCATCATGCTCGAACTGCCCACAAGAAGCCCACCGTGTACGCCGATCTGCATATCCCCCAGCGAGACACTTCGCCTCCCCGAGACCGAATGGACGAGCCTACCATGCATCCTCCTCATAGCCATTACCCCGCGGACCCCGAGATGCACCGACACTCGACTTCCAGTTCTCATCACGTGGAGGACCAGGAGATCATCAGCACTGTAGAGAAGATGGACGAAAAGGGCGGTCTTTCTGCCTCCGTGAGCGAAGAAACCGGAGTTGTGGACCCTCTGGACCCCGACAACGACCCCAACATCAAGAAGTGGTCGGTCAAGTACATCATCCGAAAGTACCGATGGTGCTTCCACATCTTCTGGGGTGTGTTTTTCACCGCCTGGTGGATCTCCATTGTCGCCCAGGACAAGCACAGACACATGTGGCTTATCCCCACCATCCTGTGGATGTTCATCATGGCCCGTCTGATTACCCTGTACCTTCCCGCCCGTTATTTGCTTATCTGGGCCAACTGGATCTGGCAGAGAACGGTAGTCAGAGCTGTCAGCTACATTCCTCCTATTGCTCGAATTCCTCTGGCTGCTCTTGGTTGCATTGGTGTCATTCTTCTGGGTACTTTTGTCATCCGAGAGTACCCCGATTCGAAACGATCTGATCGagccatctccttctttggTTGTATCGTGGCAATCTTCGCCCTGTACgtcacctccaacaacagAAAGGCTATCAAGCCCcacaccatcatcaccggTATGCTGATGCAGTACATTGtggctctgtttgtgttgcGAACCAAGGCTGGTTACGACATCTTCAACTTCATTTCGTTCCTTGCTCGAAAGCTGTTGGAGTTTGCCAAGGATGGTGTTGCCTTCATCACCACGCCGGAGACTTCCCAGCTCGGAatgttcttcttcaccgTGCTCCCCGCTgtgctcttcttcattgCATTCATCCACATCTTCTTCTACTGGGGATGGATCCAGTGGGGTGTGTGTAAGTTTGCCTACTTTTTCTTCTGGACCATGTCGGTGTCAGGTGCAGAGTCGGTTGTCGCTGCCGCCTCTCCTTTCATTGGACAGGGAGAGTCTGCTATTCTCATCAAACCCTTCATTCCTCACCtgaccaaggccgagaTCCACCAGATTATGGCTTCTGGTTTCGCCACCATCTCCGGATCCACCCTCGTCGCCTACATTGGTATGGGTATCAACCCCCAGGCAGTGGTCTCCTCATGTATCATGTCTATTCCCGGCTCCATTGTCTGCTCCAAGCTCCGATTCCCTGAGACTGAAGAGACTCTGACCTCTGGACGAGTCGTCATTCCTGAGGACGATACTGCCGAGGCCGATAACGTGCTGCACGCCTTTGCTAACGGTGCTTGGCTTGGTCTCGTCATTGCAGGTGCTATCATGACCACCCAGCTGTGTATCATTGCCCTGGTGGCTCTGATCAACGCTCTGCTGACCTGGTTCGGAGGCTTCTGGAACATCCATGACCCCAATCTTACCATCGATATGATGCTTGGCTACCTCTTCTACCCCGTTGGTTTCCTGCTCGGAACTCCCCGAAACGAAATCTACAAGatctccaagctcattggTGTCAAGATCATCCAGAACGAGTTTGTTGCCTACGGAATGCTGTCCGACCCCAAGGGTGAGTACGTCAACCTGTCCAAGCGAGGAGCCATGCTGGCCACCTACGCTCTGTGTGGTTTCGCCAATGTTGGTTCTGTCGGTACCCAGATTGGTGTGCTTGGAAAACTTGCCCCCGGACGATCCGGAGATATTTCCAAGATGGCCATCTCTGCTCTTATCACCGGAGCCATCTCTACCCTGCTCTCTGCTTGTGTCGCCGGAATGGTTCTGGCCGATATGACCCACTTCCTGACCCCCATCCaggctgttgctgccgaGGCCGCTGCTAAGGCTGCTGGAAACGGTTAG
- a CDS encoding uncharacterized protein (Compare to YALI0C06600g, similar to Saccharomyces cerevisiae YBL107C; ancestral locus Anc_7.443, weakly similar to uniprot|P38162 Saccharomyces cerevisiae YBL107c hypothetical protein) — translation MSSWTPPKPGLTAANCIEARALRQFLRASRKTVDDRVLVTISKLGNDTAAEQIKHNSGYTGYKPACNEFVQEVLLPAWNERDRVLTYCGDVARLAKDKKGGDMTEAAQTQDENEKPAKRQPLDPYAAEARTNQKSDADRVLDWVETERTIEGIVRDTTRAEVYDKCGISLQ, via the coding sequence ATGTCTTCCTGGACCCCGCCCAAGCCCGGTCTGACAGCAGCTAATTGCATCGAAGCCCGTGCCCTGCGCCAGTTTCTCCGGGCAAGTCGCAAAACTGTGGACGACCGAGTTCTGGTGACCATTTCAAAACTGGGCAATGACACCGCCGCAGAGCAAATCAAACATAACTCTGGATACACTGGCTACAAACCCGCGTGTAACGAGTTTGTACAGGAGGTGCTGCTACCCGCATGGAACGAGCGAGACCGAGTTCTCACTTACTGTGGCGATGTGGCCCGTCTagccaaggacaagaagggaGGAGATATGACTGAAGCTGCTCAGACTCAGGACGAAAACGAAAAGCCTGCTAAACGACAGCCGCTTGATCCCTACGCCGCCGAGGCTCGAACCAACCAGAAATCGGACGCTGATCGAGTGCTTGATTGGGTTGAAACCGAACGAACCATCGAGGGCATTGTCAGAGACACCACTCGAGCTGAGGTCTACGACAAGTGCGGAATCTCTCTGCAGTAG